The Alicyclobacillus macrosporangiidus CPP55 genome segment GCTCCGGGCGGCGTCGGCCAAAAAGGTGGACAAGCCAGCCGGTTGTCCGGTGTCGATCCGCACCAATACCCCGTAAAATCCGCCGGTGAGAAAGACCTGAAAGAGCAGCACCAAAAACGGAAAGGCCCAGTGCACGCCGGTCGCGGGATGGATGAAGTTCCACAGGCTCGGGAAGCCCGTCGGCAGGGTGAGCAGCTGCAGGCGTCCGCCCGGCGCCGTGAGGCCCACCTGGGCCCACCGGAGATACAGCCAGGAGAGGGCGCTGAATGCCGCGGCGAGCGCCGCGAGGCTGAGAAACGCGCGCCAGAAACGCTTGACCACGGGAGATTCACTCCTTGTCGGGAGGCTCGCAGCGAACGATGTCTTCGTCTCATTCTACCCAACCGGCTCTCGTCACAAAAGAGGACAGGCCTGAAAAGGGGAACAGGCGGGAAAAGATCAGATCTCTTGCGGGGCGAGGGCGGGTTTGTCGTTCGACCCGTGCCCCGGTGCGGGTCCGTGCTGGCGTGAGGGAAAGGAGAGATCAGAACTGTTGCGAGGGATTGGCAGCGATGTGGTGGAGATCCGCCGCGTGGAACAGGCCCTGGCCAGACACGGGGAACGTTTCATGGCGCGGGTGTTGAGCCCCGGGGAGCGCTTGGAGGCGGATGTCCTCCCGGCGGCGCGGCGGGTGGAGTTCATCGCCGGGCGATTCGCGGCGAAGGAAGCGGTGGCCAAGGCCCTGGGGTGCGGCATCGGGCGGCTGGGCATGCCGTCGGTGGGCATCGTGCTGGAGGACACAGGCCTCGTGGCCCGTTTTTCCGCCTGGCCTGCGGGCGTGGCGCCCATCGGGCGCGTGCTTGTCAGCATTACCCACACCCGTGAACTGGCCTTCGCGGTGGCGGTTTGGGACCAGGACGGCTGAACCCGGTTCAGCCGGAGCCGGTCCGAGCTGAGTGCGGTCCGAGAAGAGTCTGGGCCGAGCAGAGCCGAGTGCGATCCGAGCTGAGCGCGGACGATGGGACCGGCAGGGGGATTGTACTATCCGTGGGACGGGCGGAATATAACTATACCAATCCTCGGGGAGGGTACCGAGTGTTTCTGCTCACCAGCGAACAGATGCAAGAACGAGACAGACACACCATCACAACACTGCGTGTACCCGGTTTGGTGTTGATGGATCACGCGGGGCGGGCCATCGCGCAGGCGGTCCGATCCCAACGGCCGCAGCGGGTCACCGTGGTCTGCGGCAAGGGCAACAACGGGGGCGACGGCTGGGCGTGCGCGCGCTGGTTGCATCACTGGGGGTTCCGGGTGACGGTGGTCAGCGTGATCGATCCCGGACAGTTGCGGGGCGAAGCCGCTCAGGCGGCCGAGATGGCCATCGCGAGCGGGGTTCCCTACCAAGTCTATTCGGACGGGGATCCGCTTCCG includes the following:
- the acpS gene encoding holo-ACP synthase yields the protein MRGIGSDVVEIRRVEQALARHGERFMARVLSPGERLEADVLPAARRVEFIAGRFAAKEAVAKALGCGIGRLGMPSVGIVLEDTGLVARFSAWPAGVAPIGRVLVSITHTRELAFAVAVWDQDG